One region of Eupeodes corollae chromosome 1, idEupCoro1.1, whole genome shotgun sequence genomic DNA includes:
- the LOC129938985 gene encoding putative riboflavin kinase, with translation MTICLGRFNLRLRFRLIAAAGVVNKLARSEDVHYHSTSIRLITTFKKMESLPHYASGKIVPGFGRGSKELGIPTANFPLDVVQALPSEFITGVYYGWANIDSGEVHKMVMSVGWNPFYENKQKSMETHILHEYNRDLYGCLLKVIIVGYLRPEKNFDSLEALVATIKNDIHEAELALDNPEYSFLKDSNFFRETQKESNNNGTTAQT, from the exons ATGACTATTTGTTTAGG ACGCTTCAATTTGCGTTTGCGATTCCGATTGATTGCTGCTGCTGGAGTTGTTAATAAGCTCGCGAGAAGTGAAGACGTCCACTATCATTCAACATCGATCCGCTTAATcactacttttaaaaaaatggaaagtttACCACATTATGCATCTGGGAAAATTGTTCCTGGATTTGGACGTGGCTCTAAAGAACTCGGAATACCTACTG CTAACTTTCCATTGGACGTTGTGCAGGCTTTGCCTTCGGAATTTATAACTGGAGTCTATTATGGATGGGCGAATATTGACAGTGGAGAAGTGCACAAGATGGTTATGAGTGTAGGCTGGAATCCATTCTACGAGAATAAACAGAAAAGCATG GAAACGCACATTTTACACGAATACAACAGAGATCTCTATGGCTGTTTACTTAAAGTAATTATAGTTGGATACCTACGACCAGAAAAGAACTTCGACTCTCTTGAAGCCCTGGTGGCTACAATCAAAAATGACATTCACGAAGCTGAGTTAGCGCTTGACAATCCCGAATATAGCTTTTTGAAAGATTCAAATTTCTTTAGGGAAACACAAAAAGAATCGAACAACAATGGTACCACAGCACAAACATGA
- the LOC129938984 gene encoding transcription initiation factor TFIID subunit 7, producing the protein MFEKRTEKKQNDSKPRDDGVELENQFILRIPEEPAKLLHEALLSGNLKDRLAIKMDNDLRYGEVRFDHWLLHAKIVDLPTIIECLKTIDNKSFYKTADVCQIMICKEEPDAPVPEDESPNKAKKKDPNKVDKKFLWPHGITPPCKNVRKRRFRKTLKKKYVEAPEIEKEVKRLLRVDNDAVNVKYEIINEDDDKSGAMLNSKDQSTDNEETLQDDKLLNDSNKDINVESDGEEERPSSMPSNMRDVAEHDIFGEEVSSSDEEDRPVRRDIEETSRLSADDSRMSEEYSMSGTHNNTKDIVTEFNKSMFGSPKDPSKSFGGSNSSLAGPSGFYEEQKRNDSDDEYSNEAQMTREQITSKISELRGQCDDLKVQQSQKSQEISSIQNPTLKQRLQETLENLLSQIVEKELEIQDYQNML; encoded by the exons ATGTTCGAAAAAAGAACAGAGAAGAAACAAAATGATTCCAAACCTAGAGACGATGGCGTTGAATTGGAAAATCAGTTTATATTAAGGATTCCAGAG gaaccCGCAAAGCTTCTACATGAAGCCCTTCTGTCTGGGAACCTTAAAGATCGTCTTGCTATTAAAATGGATAACGATTTGCGTTATGGTGAAGTGCGCTTCGATCATTGGCTGCTTCATGCAAAGATTGTTGATTTACCAACAATCATTGAATGTTTGAAAACCATCGACAACAAAAGTTTCTATAAAACTGCAGATGTTTGCcaaatt ATGATTTGTAAAGAAGAACCCGATGCCCCAGTTCCCGAGGATGAATCTCCGAACAAAGCTAAAAAGAAGGATCCAAACAAGGTTGATAAGAAATTCCTTTGGCCCCATGGCATAACTCCACCATGCAAGAACGTCCGAAAGCGCCGTTTTCGAAAAACTCTCAAAAAGAAATACGTCGAAGCTCCGGAAATTGAAAAGGAAGTAAAACGCCTTCTCCGCGTGGACAACGATGCCGTTAATGTTAAGTACGAGATCATCAATGAGGACGACGATAAGTCGGGGGCAATGCTTAATTCCAAAGATCAATCCACCGACAACGAAGAAACACTACAAGACGACAAACTACTTAACGACTCAAACAAAGACATCAATGTTGAATCTGATGGCGAAGAAGAAAGACCATCGTCGATGCCAAGTAATATGCGCGATGTTGCCGAACATGATATCTTTGGAGAGGAAGTCTCCTCTTCCGACGAAGAAGATCGTCCAGTGCGCCGCGACATTGAGGAAACATCTCGTTTGTCAGCAGATGACAGTCGCATGTCAGAAGAGTATTCAATGTCTGGAACTCATAACAACACCAAGGATATAGTCACTGAGTTTAACAAGTCCATGTTCGGAAGCCCCAAAGACCCCTCCAAATCATTCGGAGGCTCCAATTCAAGTCTAGCCGGTCCGAGTGGATTTTATGAGGAACAAAAACGAAATGATTCTGATGACGAATACTCCAATGAAGCGCAAATGACACGAGAACAAATCACGTCTAAAATATCTGAGCTTCGGGGCCAGTGTGACGATCTAAAGGTGCAACAGTCGCAGAAGTCCCAAGAGATCTCTTCTATACAAAACCCAACACTCAAACAACGATTACAGGAAACCCTCGAGAATTTGTTGAGTCAAATAGTTGAAAAAGAATTGGAAATACAAGATTATCAAAATATGCTCTAA
- the LOC129942525 gene encoding 40S ribosomal protein S27, whose protein sequence is MPLAKDLLHPLPAEEKRKHKLKRLVQHPNSYFMDVKCPGCYKITTVFSHAQGVVVCAGCSTILCQPTGGRAKLTEGCSFRRKPH, encoded by the exons ATGCCG CTAGCAAAAGATTTACTTCACCCATTACCAGCTGAAGAGAAGCGCAAGCACAAGCTGAAGCGCTTGGTCCAGCATCCAAATTCCTACTTCATGGATGTCAAATGCCCAGGATGCTACAAGATCACAACTGTCTTTAGTCATGCCCAAGGAGTCGTTGTGTGCGCTGGTTGTTCAACGATCCTCTGCCAGCCAACTGGTGGACGAGCAAAACTCACAGAAG gcTGCTCCTTCAGGAGGAAGCCCCACTAA